In Hyperolius riggenbachi isolate aHypRig1 chromosome 10, aHypRig1.pri, whole genome shotgun sequence, a genomic segment contains:
- the LOC137535619 gene encoding zinc finger protein 420-like, which translates to MDQGQHIGGHQDLYKDPMMESQTPLTSPDVSSNRNPPERCTGPLYSRDCPQEDLAPLGHYQGGEVIHESAVVKEEEEETYVRSDQQSMEEGDMMRTYKEEEEETYVRSDQQSMEEGDMMRTSKEEEGEMYVRSDQHSMEEGDMMRTSKEEEEETYVRSDQHSMEEGDMMRTSKEEEEETYVRSDQQSMEKSDMMRTYKEEEEETYVRSDQQSMEESDMMKTRKEEEEKYVRSDQQSVEKGEVMGTSKEEEKEMYVRSDQQSMEEGDMMRTCKEEEEETYVRSDQQSMEESDMRRTCKEEEEETYVRSDQQTMEEGDMRRTCKEEEEEKYARSDQLSMEEGDMRRTCKEEEEETYVRSDQQSMEEGDMMRTCKEEEEETYVRSDQQSMEEGDMRRTSKEEEEETYVRSDQQSMEEGDMMRTSKEEDNVTEGRTARSPGIRNLSETRLSVSTDCTTDDDVTGQESPADILVTPNIPQDSPHLSNPEGPHTQHSSPPAGGSHSCSTCGKCFVRKSHLVSHKRSHTGKKPYSCAECGKCFVQKSHLVIHERIHTREKPFSCAECGKCFLHKSHLVIHEKSHIGKKPYSCAECGKCFLHKAHLVVHERIHTGEKPYACAECGKCFSIKQNLVIHERSHTGEKPYSCAECGKCFSYKSQFVSHERSHTGEKSYSCAECGKGFSYKSELVSHERSHFGEKPYSCAECGKCFARKSLLVTHEKYHTGEKPYSCAECGKCFVWNAELVKHNRSHTGEKPYSCAECGKCFVWKSELANHERYHTGEKPYSCAECGKSYVKKSELTRHERHHTGEKPYPCAECGKCFVRKSLLVGHQRSHTGEKPYSCAECGKCFVRKSSLVIHERSHTGEKPYPCAECGKSFAQKSQLNIHERTHTGEKLYSCSECGKCCSYKSQLVVHERSHTGEKPFACAECGKCFAQKSQLNMHKRSHTGEKPYLCAECGKCFAQKSELDIHKRSHTGEKL; encoded by the exons atgtatccagtaacagaaacccaccagagagatgtacaggtcctctttattcccgggattgtccacaggaagatcTCGCCCCCCTcggccattatcag ggtggagaagtgatacatgaaagtgctgtggttaaagaggaagaagaagagacgtatgtgaggagtgatcagcagtctatggaggagggtgacatgatgaggacatataaagaggaagaagaagagacgtatgtgaggagtgatcagcagtctatggaggagggagacatgatgaggacaagtaaagaggaagaaggagagatgtatgtgaggagtgatcagcattctatggaggagggagacatgatgaggacaagtaaagaggaagaagaagagacctatgtgagaagtgatcagcattctatggaggagggagacatgatgaggacaagtaaagaggaagaagaagagacttatgtgaggagtgatcagcagtctatggagaagagtgacatgatgaggacatataaagaggaagaagaagagacgtatgtgaggagtgatcagcagtctatggaggagagtgacatgatgaaaacacgtaaagaggaagaagagaaatatgtgaggagtgatcagcagtctgtggagaagGGTGAagtgatggggacaagtaaagaggaagaaaaagagatgtatgtgaggagtgatcagcagtctatggaggagggtgacatgatgaggacatgtaaagaggaagaagaagagacatatgtgaggagtgatcagcagtctatggaggagagtgacatgaggaggacatgtaaagaggaagaagaagagacatatgtgaggagtgatcagcagactatggaggagggtgacatgaggaggacatgtaaagaggaagaagaagagaaatatgcgaggagtgatcagctgtctatggaggagggtgacatgaggaggacatgtaaagaggaagaagaagagacatatgtgaggagtgatcagcagtctatggaggagggtgacatgatgaggacatgtaaagaggaagaagaagagacgtatgtgaggagtgatcagcagtctatggaggagggtgacatgaggaggacaagtaaagaggaagaagaagagacatatgtgaggagtgatcagcagtctatggaggagggtgacatgatgaggacaagtaaagaggaggacaatgttacagagggcagaacag cgcggagtcccggcatcaggaacctctcagagactcgtctctctgtatccacagactgtacaacggatgatgatgtcactggacaagagtctcctgcagatatcctggtgaccccaaatattccccaagactctcctcacctgtctaaccctgaggggcctcatacccagcatagctctccccctgctggagggtctcattcctgttccacgtgtgggaaatgttttgtgcggaaatcacatcttgtcagtcataagagatctcacactggaaagaagccctattcatgtgctgagtgtgggaaatgttttgtacagaaatcacatcttgtcatacatgagagaattcacactagggagaagccattttcatgtgctgagtgcgggaaatgttttttacacaaatcacatcttgtcattcatgagaaatctcacattggaaagaagccctattcatgtgctgagtgtgggaaatgttttttacaCAAAGCACATCTTGTTGTacatgagagaattcacactggGGAAAAGCCCtatgcatgtgctgagtgtgggaaatgcttttcaATTAAACaaaaccttgtcatacatgagagatcccacactggtgagaagccctattcatgtgctgagtgtgggaaatgtttttcataTAAATCACagtttgtcagtcatgagagatctcacaccggtgagaagtcctattcatgtgcggagtgtgggaaaggtttttcaTATAAATCAGAGctcgtcagtcatgagagatctcactttggtgagaagccctattcatgtgctgagtgtgggaaatgttttgcacggaaatcactgcttgtcacacatgagaaatatcacactggtgagaagccatattcatgtgctgagtgtgggaaatgttttgtatggaatGCAGAGCTTGTCAAACATAacagatctcacactggagagaagccatattcatgtgctgagtgtgggaaatgttttgtatggaaatcagAGCTTGCAAAtcatgagagatatcacactggagagaagccctattcatgtgctgagtgtgggaaaagttatgTAAAGAAATCAGAGCTTACCAGACATGAGAGacatcacactggagagaagccctatccatgtgcagagtgtgggaaatgttttgttcggaaATCACTTCTTGTCGGGCATCAGAGATCCCATACTggagaaaagccctattcatgtgctgagtgtgggaaatgttttgttcgaaAATCAAGCCTTGTCATTCATGAGAGATCccatactggagagaagccctatccatgtgctgagtgtggtaaatcttttgcacagaaatcacaacTTAATATTCATGAAagaactcacactggagagaagctatATTCATGtagtgagtgtgggaaatgttgttCATATAAATCGCAGCTTGtcgtacatgagagatctcacactggagagaagccctttgcatgtgctgag